A portion of the Candidatus Cloacimonadota bacterium genome contains these proteins:
- a CDS encoding TRAP transporter permease: MKKINKNLIYLVAVSWAIFQLILPKFIILDSLIVRTIHLAFAVLLVFLTVPFKKKKGVISYTKKKIPYYDWLLAIIGILAVLYIVFDWTGISMRAGRPILRDVIISVILVLIILEAARRIIGPALSIIAVLFTLYAFLGPYMPAVFAFKGVSITKYISQIVLSTEGIYGIPLDVSANTVFLFVLLGSMLEKVGAGYFFNDLAISLLGKYKGGPAKAAVVSSGLTGLVSGSSIANVVTTGTFTIPLMKKVGYPSKIAAATEVAASTNGQLMPPIMGAAAFIIAEYLGVSYLEVIKAAAVPAIVSYFALFYITHLEASKLRMKGLPKPDIPVFVEVLKKGFFYLIPLIILIWELIITRHTPKLAAFNAILALIVVVIIKEITLALRNNEGILIALKSSLKMVANGMKAGSMNMLSVALATATAGIVVGIVTLGIGSMIVQIVETISGGNIFLLLIITAIASLILGMGLPTTATYIVMASITVPVIIKLSAIYSINPIPAISAHLFCFYFGILADDTPPVGLAAYTAAAIAKSDPIKTGIQGFIYDLRTAVIPFMFVFNPELVLYNITNIFQILLIFVMAVFAAFAFTNAVQGWFLTRNKWYEIPLFLISSLILFYPAVLTKLFNIDHSQRYYMYFVGLGVYFIAWMIQRIRTK; this comes from the coding sequence ATGAAAAAAATTAATAAAAATTTAATTTATTTAGTTGCTGTTTCATGGGCAATATTTCAGCTGATATTGCCTAAGTTTATAATTTTGGATAGCTTAATTGTTCGAACCATACATTTAGCATTTGCAGTTTTGCTGGTATTCCTCACGGTTCCGTTCAAAAAGAAAAAAGGAGTGATTTCTTATACAAAGAAAAAAATCCCTTATTATGATTGGCTCCTTGCAATAATCGGTATTTTGGCAGTTCTCTACATTGTATTTGATTGGACAGGAATTTCCATGCGAGCCGGCAGACCGATTTTACGAGATGTCATTATTAGTGTAATACTTGTGCTCATTATTTTGGAAGCAGCTCGCAGAATTATCGGGCCGGCACTTTCTATTATTGCCGTATTATTTACTTTGTATGCTTTTCTGGGACCTTACATGCCGGCAGTTTTTGCCTTCAAAGGTGTTTCAATTACCAAATATATAAGCCAGATAGTTCTCTCCACAGAAGGAATTTATGGTATTCCGTTGGATGTGTCTGCAAACACAGTTTTTCTATTTGTGCTTTTAGGATCGATGCTGGAAAAGGTAGGAGCTGGTTATTTCTTCAATGATCTGGCAATTTCTCTTTTGGGAAAATATAAAGGTGGTCCTGCCAAAGCTGCAGTTGTTTCCAGCGGACTCACAGGATTAGTTTCTGGTTCCAGTATTGCCAATGTTGTTACTACAGGAACGTTCACAATTCCACTCATGAAAAAGGTTGGTTATCCCAGCAAGATAGCAGCAGCAACAGAAGTAGCAGCCAGCACGAACGGTCAACTGATGCCACCGATAATGGGAGCAGCAGCATTTATTATTGCGGAATATCTGGGAGTTTCGTATCTGGAAGTTATCAAAGCCGCAGCAGTTCCAGCAATTGTATCGTATTTTGCACTTTTTTATATTACACATCTGGAAGCATCAAAACTCAGAATGAAAGGACTTCCCAAACCAGACATACCAGTCTTTGTGGAAGTTTTGAAAAAAGGATTCTTTTATTTAATTCCACTTATTATTCTTATCTGGGAACTCATCATTACTCGGCATACACCAAAATTAGCAGCATTCAATGCTATTTTAGCTCTGATTGTAGTTGTTATTATAAAGGAAATCACATTAGCTTTACGGAATAATGAAGGTATTTTAATAGCATTGAAGTCATCTTTAAAAATGGTGGCAAACGGTATGAAAGCAGGTTCGATGAATATGCTTTCAGTAGCCTTGGCAACTGCGACTGCTGGGATTGTAGTAGGAATTGTAACGTTGGGAATCGGCAGCATGATCGTGCAGATAGTAGAAACGATTTCTGGTGGGAATATCTTTCTACTTCTAATAATTACAGCCATTGCCAGTTTGATCCTGGGAATGGGACTTCCAACTACTGCAACATATATCGTAATGGCTTCGATCACGGTTCCTGTGATCATCAAATTGAGTGCGATTTATTCGATCAATCCAATTCCAGCTATTTCTGCTCATTTATTCTGTTTCTATTTTGGTATTTTAGCCGATGATACTCCACCGGTTGGGCTGGCAGCGTATACAGCAGCAGCTATTGCTAAATCTGATCCCATAAAAACAGGGATTCAGGGTTTTATCTACGATCTGCGAACGGCAGTAATTCCTTTTATGTTTGTCTTCAATCCAGAACTTGTTCTTTACAACATCACCAATATATTTCAGATTTTACTTATCTTCGTGATGGCAGTATTTGCAGCTTTTGCTTTTACAAACGCAGTTCAGGGCTGGTTTCTAACCAGAAATAAATGGTATGAAATTCCACTATTTCTGATTTCATCACTTATCCTTTTCTATCCTGCTGTCTTGACCAAGTTATTCAATATCGATCATTCACAAAGATATTACATGTATTTCGTCGGATTGGGTGTGTATTTTATAGCCTGGATGATACAACGAATTAGAACAAAATAG
- a CDS encoding TAXI family TRAP transporter solute-binding subunit, translating into MRFKTITVLFLVALILISCTSKQTRFVTIGTGGVTGVYYPTGGAISRMINQKASEYHIKATVESTPGSVYNINAVLSSDLDFGIAQSDRQFQAYNGLAEWKEQGKQTTLRAVFAIHPESITLMASEKSGIITVDDLKGKRINLGNPGSGQLQNSLDVLKALGLTVDDINAEYVKAIEAPGLLQDGRIDAFFYTVGHPNGNIKEATSGRLKVKIIPLIGEEIDKLLKSHSYYAKSIIPAEFYPNALNEKDIVTLGVKATFVTSESESENIVYAMTKEVFENLEEFKTLHPAYKVLNKTNMLEGLSAPIHKGALKYYKEAGLM; encoded by the coding sequence ATGAGATTTAAAACAATTACAGTTTTATTTTTGGTAGCACTGATCTTGATCAGCTGTACATCTAAGCAAACAAGATTTGTAACGATAGGAACAGGTGGAGTTACAGGAGTTTATTATCCTACAGGTGGAGCGATAAGCAGGATGATCAATCAGAAAGCAAGTGAGTACCACATCAAAGCAACTGTTGAGTCGACACCAGGATCAGTATATAACATCAATGCTGTTCTCAGCAGTGATCTTGATTTTGGAATTGCTCAATCTGACCGCCAATTTCAAGCATATAATGGTTTGGCGGAATGGAAAGAGCAGGGTAAACAGACAACTTTGCGAGCTGTATTTGCCATTCATCCCGAATCGATCACACTGATGGCATCCGAAAAAAGTGGGATTATCACAGTCGATGATTTGAAAGGTAAACGAATAAATCTGGGAAATCCAGGATCGGGTCAATTGCAGAATTCTCTGGATGTACTAAAAGCTCTGGGACTTACTGTAGACGATATCAATGCAGAATATGTGAAAGCTATTGAAGCTCCAGGACTTCTGCAAGACGGCAGAATAGATGCATTTTTCTACACAGTCGGTCATCCCAATGGAAACATAAAAGAAGCTACTTCCGGCCGCTTGAAAGTGAAGATCATTCCCTTGATTGGTGAGGAAATCGATAAGCTATTGAAATCTCATTCTTATTATGCAAAATCCATAATTCCAGCAGAATTCTATCCCAATGCATTGAATGAAAAAGATATTGTAACACTTGGAGTTAAAGCTACATTTGTAACTTCTGAATCTGAAAGTGAAAACATCGTTTATGCTATGACCAAAGAAGTTTTCGAAAATCTGGAAGAATTTAAAACACTTCATCCTGCTTACAAAGTATTAAATAAAACCAATATGCTGGAAGGTCTTTCTGCTCCAATTCACAAAGGAGCTTTAAAATATTACAAAGAAGCAGGTTTGATGTAA